A part of Brassica rapa cultivar Chiifu-401-42 chromosome A05, CAAS_Brap_v3.01, whole genome shotgun sequence genomic DNA contains:
- the LOC103874787 gene encoding LRR receptor-like serine/threonine-protein kinase ERL1, with translation MNYCSFTLFVFSATIFLQSLNPSGAATCHPDDEAGLLAFKKGITRDPSGILSSWKKGTACCSWYGIACVNGDRVTILSLVGFPKKPERSLSGTLSPSLAKLQHLEVISLGGHGNITGSFPQFLLQLPKLRYVNIENNRLFGPLPSDISMLRQLEDLFLQGNKFTGPIPNSISNLSRLSGLFIGGNLLTGTIPLGVANLKLMQNLKLGGNRLSGTIPDIFESMTELKFLDLSGNGFSGKLPRSIASLGPTLLLLDLSKNNLSGTIPEYISRFNKLEKLNLSKNRFSGVVPNGLVNLTNINNLDLSHNLLNGPFPALNVNTIGFLDLSYNQFHLKTIPEWVTSLPSIFLLKLAKCGIKMSIENWEPAAPLYYHYIDLSKNEISGSLERFLNQTEYLLEFRAAGNKLRFDMGRLTFAKTLKTLDLSRNLVFGMVPETVASLQRLNLSQNHLCGKLPTTKFPVSAFAGNDCLCGAPLSPCLL, from the coding sequence ATGAACTATTGCTCCTTCACTCTCTTCGTATTTTCCGCCACTATCTTTCTCCAGAGTTTAAACCCTAGCGGAGCCGCCACATGTCATCCTGATGATGAGGCGGGTCTTTTAGCTTTCAAAAAGGGTATAACACGAGATCCTTCTGGCATTCTCAGCTCATGGAAGAAAGGTACTGCTTGCTGCTCCTGGTACGGTATCGCTTGCGTTAACGGTGACCGTGTCACCATTCTTTCACTAGTCGGATTTCCCAAGAAACCCGAACGCTCCCTCTCCGGCACTCTCTCGCCTTCGCTGGCTAAACTCCAGCACCTCGAAGTGATTAGCTTAGGAGGTCATGGGAACATCACTGGATCTTTTCCGCAGTTCCTTCTCCAATTACCGAAGCTTAGATACGTAAACATCGAGAATAACCGTCTCTTTGGTCCCCTTCCTTCCGACATCAGCATGCTAAGGCAGTTGGAAGATTTGTTTCTTCAGGGAAATAAGTTCACCGGTCCAATACCGAATTCTATATCAAATCTGTCTCGGTTATCTGGTCTCTTTATTGGCGGTAATCTCCTAACCGGAACTATACCCTTAGGGGTTGCTAATCTCAAGCTAATGCAGAATCTGAAACTCGGCGGCAACCGCCTCTCCGGCACCATACCAGATATTTTCGAATCCATGACGGAGCTCAAATTTCTCGATCTCTCCGGCAATGGATTCTCCGGAAAACTTCCTCGGTCTATTGCATCACTCGGACCGACACTCCTGCTCCTTGACCTGAGCAAAAACAATCTCTCTGGGACAATTCCAGAATATATATCAAGATTCAACAAGCTCGAAAAGTTGAATCTCTCCAAGAACCGCTTCTCCGGAGTCGTCCCAAATGGTTTGGTCAATCTGACCAATATAAACAATCTTGATCTCTCTCACAATCTTTTAAATGGTCCATTTCCTGCCTTGAACGTTAACACCATTGGGTTTCTTGATCTCTCGTACAACCAGTTTCACCTCAAAACGATTCCAGAGTGGGTTACCTCATTACCGAGCATCTTCTTGTTGAAACTAGCAAAATGCGGGATCAAGATGAGCATAGAAAATTGGGAGCCAGCGGCACCCTTATACTACCATTACATTGATCTGTCGAAAAACGAGATCTCAGGGAGTCTAGAAAGGTTCCTTAACCAGACAGAGTATCTGCTTGAGTTTCGAGCAGCGGGAAACAAACTTAGATTCGATATGGGGAGGTTGACGTTCGCAAAGACGCTGAAAACCTTGGATCTGTCAAGGAATTTGGTATTCGGGATGGTGCCAGAAACTGTGGCCAGTCTGCAGAGACTGAACTTGAGCCAAAACCATCTTTGCGGAAAGCTTCCGACAACAAAGTTCCCGGTTAGCGCATTCGCCGGCAACGACTGTCTCTGTGGCGCTCCACTCTCTCCTTGTTTACTTTAG
- the LOC117134075 gene encoding uncharacterized protein LOC117134075, producing the protein MSQDPLNIDESSNVDDKAPLWIYVNKIEKLAGGGSWRFECKFCSNSYVGSHSRVMTHLLQEGKGIKGCLKVTPQQRVNLKKLVDNCKERLKRAAPKAVPLPSSSRNMSSSSLDYDMSYKVPNATESDPKKRKGMGPLEKAFQNEAREQCDGEVSRMFYTGGLSFNLARNPHYRNSYVRASQIPGYVPPGYNALRTTLLQKERKNIEMHLQPLKNTWKQKGVSICSDGWSDPQRRPIFNFIAANESGPMMLRAINTHGETKTGEMIAELIIEGIKEAGHENVVQVVTDNASNCVKAGALISAKFPTIFWTPCVVHTLNLALKNICSPLLSTRNNEAVYDACYWIKSVSEDVNWIKNYIMNHGMRLVMFTEHCDLKLLTIASTRLVFYIFN; encoded by the coding sequence ATGTCTCAAGATCCTCTAAACATTGATGAGTCCTCGAACGTGGATGACAAGGCACCTTTGTGGATCTATGTGAACAAAATTGAGAAGTTAGCTGGAGGAGGATCATGGAGGTTTGAATGCAAGTTCTGCAGTAATTCATATGTTGGATCTCATAGTAGAGTTATGACTCATCTGCTGCAAGAGGGAAAAGGAATTAAAGGATGCTTGAAAGTCACTCCTCAACAAAGAGTTAACCTGAAAAAGCTAGTTGATAATTGCAAAGAGAGGTTAAAGCGTGCAGCTCCCAAAGCAGTTCCACTTCCTTCGTCATCAAGGAACATGTCTAGTTCTTCTCTTGATTATGATATGAGCTACAAAGTTCCAAATGCAACTGAGTCTGATCCAAAGAAGAGAAAAGGTATGGGTCCTTTGGAAAAAGCATTTCAGAATGAAGCTAGGGAGCAATGTGATGGGGAGGTATCTAGGATGTTCTACACAGGTGGTCTGTCTTTTAACCTTGCAAGAAATCCTCACTACCGCAATTCATATGTGCGTGCTTCCCAAATTCCAGGATATGTTCCACCCGGGTATAATGCATTGAGAACTACACTTCttcaaaaggaaagaaagaacATTGAGATGCATTTGCAACCTTTGAAGAACACATGGAAACAAAAAGGAGTGAGTATATGTAGTGATGGTTGGTCAGATCCACAACGGAGACCAATATTTAACTTTATTGCTGCAAATGAGAGTGGTCCAATGATGTTAAGGGCGATCAATACTCATGGTGAGACAAAAACCGGTGAGATGATTGCAGAGCTGATCATAGAAGGCATAAAGGAGGCTGGGCATGAAAATGTGGTTCAGGTTGTCACTGACAATGCTTCAAACTGTGTAAAAGCTGGTGCGCTTATTTCAGCCAAGTTTCCTACTATTTTTTGGACACCATGTGTGGTTCATACCTTGAACCTTGCTCTGAAGAATATATGTTCACCATTACTGAGCACAAGAAATAATGAAGCGGTGTATGATGCTTGTTACTGGATAAAGTCTGTCAGTGAAGATGTGAATTGGATCAAGAATTATATTATGAATCACGGGATGAGGCTTGTAATGTTCACTGAGCATTGTGATCTTAAGCTCCTAACAATTGCTTCTACAAGGttagttttctatatttttaattga